A region of Ignavibacteriota bacterium DNA encodes the following proteins:
- a CDS encoding major capsid protein, with protein sequence MSALIDMFEARSLTNAINRAKVIEPFVLNTLFKTKQFHAADKIDIEITIGSDKLAQFVNQHEGAQLIKKLSKSVRTLTLPRTFEKKVFTAFELANYRSIGNLYVANAEERTRIPNQMILQELEELKNRIIRRREQMACEALSTGKLTVSQDNIDFVADFEFENNVHLHSLTSTSKWSDANSKPLVNLRAWKRDIMKRCGFNADLLILGSEAADAFLSNDSVKKELDTNNNKVGVIDLNQSPTRSGLFIGRIMGIDIYEYNQQYTKPDNTTADMINPKKAIMIASQSNGFRVHFGPIYRIDNGNTRVFTDEFLVETNTNEDKTALDWKVEQKSLPTIHEPNAIISATVL encoded by the coding sequence ATGAGTGCTTTAATTGATATGTTTGAAGCAAGAAGTTTGACTAATGCAATTAATCGTGCAAAAGTTATTGAACCTTTTGTTTTAAATACTTTGTTTAAAACAAAACAGTTTCACGCTGCAGATAAAATTGATATAGAAATTACAATTGGATCTGACAAATTAGCTCAATTTGTAAACCAACACGAAGGTGCACAATTAATAAAGAAATTGTCTAAATCAGTTAGGACTTTGACTTTACCGAGAACCTTTGAGAAAAAAGTGTTTACCGCTTTTGAATTAGCAAATTATAGGTCAATTGGGAATTTATATGTTGCAAATGCTGAAGAGAGAACCAGAATTCCGAACCAAATGATTCTCCAAGAGCTTGAAGAACTCAAAAACAGAATAATTCGACGTCGTGAACAAATGGCTTGTGAAGCACTTTCAACAGGCAAACTAACAGTTTCCCAAGATAATATTGATTTCGTAGCCGATTTTGAGTTTGAAAATAACGTTCATCTTCATTCACTGACTTCAACTTCAAAATGGAGTGATGCTAATTCCAAACCATTGGTTAATTTAAGAGCTTGGAAACGTGATATTATGAAACGATGTGGCTTTAATGCCGATCTTTTGATTTTGGGCAGTGAGGCAGCTGATGCGTTTTTATCAAATGATTCAGTAAAGAAAGAACTCGATACCAATAACAATAAAGTTGGTGTAATTGACCTAAACCAAAGTCCAACACGATCAGGTCTTTTCATCGGAAGGATAATGGGTATTGACATATATGAATACAACCAGCAATACACTAAACCCGATAATACAACAGCAGATATGATTAATCCTAAAAAAGCTATTATGATTGCAAGTCAATCAAATGGATTTAGAGTTCATTTTGGGCCTATTTATCGTATTGACAATGGAAACACAAGAGTTTTCACTGATGAATTTTTAGTAGAAACTAATACAAACGAAGATAAGACTGCTTTGGATTGGAAAGTGGAGCAAAAGAGTTTACCGACAATTCACGAACCTAACGCTATCATTTCGGCAACGGTATTGTAA
- the terL gene encoding phage terminase large subunit, which produces MHITKGRYQIAPHINILNKKLLDVAGGRIKRLIVNMPPRHGKSELISRYFPAWYLGTYPDRRIILVSYEAGFAASWGRKTKEVLEEHGEDLFGIKLNRLSNSAYRWDVLGQEGGLNATGVGGAITGKGANVLIIDDPVKNDEQANSKTYRDKTYDWFRATAYTRLEPDGAIIVIMTRWHFDDLAGRLINDPDSDDKWEVLRFPAIAKENDSLGRDEGVPLWEYRYPVDKLNKIKSQIGSYWFSALYQQQPIATEYQIFKTEWWKEYSDLPSGSLLIQSWDTAFKEKEQNDFSVCTTWLLSDKGYYLVDYWRAKVLFPDLQRQVVMQYHKHNPNVVLIEDAASGQSLIQVLQRDTKIPIKPILAIRDKVTRAHLVTPLIESGKVFLPKNAQFLADIVNECSEFPYGNHDDIVDSITQALDYLRRRSSGDKSLSYLSKLSRKQDNYFTNY; this is translated from the coding sequence ATGCACATAACGAAGGGACGTTACCAGATAGCTCCACACATCAACATCCTGAACAAGAAACTTCTTGATGTTGCAGGAGGTCGGATAAAACGACTGATAGTTAATATGCCTCCAAGACATGGTAAATCTGAACTTATTTCAAGGTATTTCCCTGCTTGGTATTTAGGCACTTATCCAGACAGAAGAATTATTCTGGTTTCTTATGAAGCTGGATTTGCTGCATCTTGGGGTAGAAAAACAAAAGAAGTTCTTGAAGAACACGGAGAAGATTTATTCGGAATCAAATTAAATAGACTCTCAAATTCTGCATACCGTTGGGATGTTTTAGGTCAAGAAGGTGGACTAAATGCTACAGGTGTTGGTGGTGCTATTACTGGTAAGGGTGCTAATGTTTTAATTATTGATGACCCTGTTAAAAATGACGAACAAGCTAATAGTAAGACTTATAGAGATAAAACTTATGATTGGTTCAGAGCTACTGCATATACAAGACTTGAACCGGATGGAGCAATCATTGTAATTATGACCAGATGGCATTTCGATGATTTGGCAGGTAGATTAATAAACGACCCTGATTCTGATGATAAATGGGAAGTTTTGAGATTTCCTGCTATTGCAAAAGAAAATGATTCTTTGGGTAGAGATGAAGGAGTGCCATTATGGGAATATAGATACCCTGTTGATAAACTAAACAAAATCAAAAGTCAGATTGGTTCTTACTGGTTTTCTGCTTTGTATCAACAACAACCAATTGCTACGGAATATCAAATCTTTAAAACTGAATGGTGGAAAGAATATTCAGATCTACCAAGCGGTTCTTTACTTATTCAATCTTGGGACACAGCTTTTAAAGAAAAAGAGCAAAATGATTTTTCTGTATGCACTACTTGGCTACTTTCAGATAAAGGATATTATTTAGTTGACTATTGGAGAGCTAAGGTATTATTCCCTGACTTGCAAAGGCAAGTTGTTATGCAATATCATAAGCACAACCCAAATGTGGTTTTGATTGAAGATGCGGCAAGTGGTCAAAGTCTAATACAGGTTCTTCAACGTGATACAAAGATTCCAATTAAACCTATTCTGGCGATCAGGGACAAGGTTACAAGGGCACACTTGGTAACACCACTAATCGAATCCGGAAAGGTTTTCCTTCCTAAAAACGCACAGTTTTTAGCTGACATCGTTAATGAATGTTCTGAATTCCCTTACGGTAATCACGATGATATAGTTGATAGTATCACACAAGCATTGGACTATTTAAGAAGAAGAAGTTCAGGAGATAAATCACTTTCATATCTGAGCAAATTAAGCAGAAAGCAAGATAATTATTTCACAAATTATTGA
- a CDS encoding class I SAM-dependent methyltransferase, giving the protein MSKETPKLIYNRLSKVYDECYNEPIHAIENDFVFKYLLDNGFLEGKVLDVGSGTGIVLENIDLSPENYFGLDISESMLDISKSKFPKHFFFKGNMSNMPFEDNSFDSVISLFGSFSYSLNHSKTVQEIERVLKPNGKFFVMIYGRKYSSRESYILNKFHITSPATFFNHKEIKSIFSRFNKKKIFGITWFSDSLSKYISPRFIKFIFNLEHKLFSYLFPDRFYFFIIEGKKNEKR; this is encoded by the coding sequence ATGAGCAAAGAAACACCAAAACTCATTTACAACAGATTGAGCAAGGTTTATGATGAATGTTATAACGAACCTATTCACGCAATCGAAAACGACTTTGTTTTCAAATACTTACTTGATAACGGTTTTCTTGAAGGTAAGGTTCTTGATGTAGGTAGCGGTACAGGCATAGTATTGGAGAATATTGATTTATCACCTGAAAACTATTTCGGATTAGACATCTCCGAAAGTATGCTTGATATTAGTAAGAGTAAGTTTCCTAAACATTTTTTCTTCAAGGGTAATATGTCAAATATGCCTTTTGAAGATAATAGTTTTGATTCGGTTATCTCGCTTTTCGGTAGCTTTTCTTATTCACTTAACCACTCAAAGACAGTTCAAGAAATTGAAAGAGTACTAAAGCCAAACGGTAAGTTTTTTGTAATGATCTATGGACGTAAATATTCTTCAAGAGAAAGTTATATCTTAAACAAATTCCATATTACTTCACCAGCAACATTCTTTAACCATAAAGAAATTAAATCCATATTTTCACGATTTAACAAAAAGAAGATCTTTGGCATTACTTGGTTTAGTGACTCCTTATCAAAATATATAAGTCCAAGATTTATTAAGTTCATCTTTAATCTTGAGCACAAATTGTTTTCTTATTTATTTCCAGATAGGTTTTATTTCTTCATTATTGAAGGAAAGAAAAATGAAAAAAGATAA
- a CDS encoding head decoration protein, which yields MEVSEIIILSGQNLKRGACLGQINAEANPNNGKYTLWDEGSTDGSEVICGILGCDVDATIADGKGFMYFHGEFLKSGLSAGHEIIPDVYNNGSIVIKEDK from the coding sequence ATGGAAGTAAGTGAAATAATCATCCTGTCTGGTCAAAACCTTAAACGAGGTGCTTGTCTTGGACAGATCAATGCAGAAGCGAATCCTAACAACGGAAAATATACCCTTTGGGATGAAGGTTCAACAGATGGCTCTGAAGTTATATGCGGTATATTAGGTTGCGATGTTGATGCTACAATCGCTGATGGCAAAGGGTTTATGTATTTTCACGGAGAATTTCTAAAATCAGGTCTTAGTGCCGGACACGAAATTATTCCGGACGTTTATAACAATGGCTCCATAGTGATTAAGGAGGACAAATAA
- a CDS encoding DUF1320 domain-containing protein — protein MYCTVQDIVDDLTEKVVAQLSNDEEPNVVNDEIVSKYISDVTQIIDGYLRGRYELPIINEHSILKKICIDIVKYELYKRRGKVFDNIQNFYKDGIATLEKIQKGMITLNEGTAESRPGFFLVSERKPVFDKTKLENY, from the coding sequence ATGTATTGCACAGTTCAAGATATAGTTGATGATTTAACTGAAAAAGTTGTTGCTCAATTAAGCAACGATGAAGAGCCAAATGTTGTAAATGATGAAATTGTAAGTAAATACATTTCGGACGTTACACAGATAATTGACGGTTATCTTAGAGGCAGATATGAATTGCCAATTATAAATGAACACTCAATACTCAAAAAGATTTGCATTGACATTGTGAAATACGAGCTTTACAAACGAAGAGGGAAAGTATTCGACAATATACAAAACTTTTACAAAGATGGAATTGCAACACTCGAAAAGATTCAGAAAGGGATGATTACATTGAACGAAGGCACAGCAGAATCAAGACCAGGATTCTTTTTAGTTTCAGAAAGAAAACCTGTTTTTGATAAAACAAAGTTGGAGAATTACTGA
- a CDS encoding ParB N-terminal domain-containing protein translates to MEGYNTTPEATQKAVTEKIIKKGKKEIEKKNVSLKELAIEYVSVDSIKPNNYNPNRQSEHDFELLLKSMEEDGFTQPIIVQQSTKMIVDGEHRWRAATVLGYTEIPVVFVEMTPEQMRIATLRHNRARGSEDLELSVQVLRDLQELGALDWAQDSLMLSDDEINRLLDDIPVPEALANDDYSQSWEPSELSDEDNQITDTSSRQVDGTTHGGEMITAASSKAVETIKERQALIQVAKNEEEREMARQQTKLYRVSLIFANEEAEIIEKVLGKEPALKLLELCKKEFNNE, encoded by the coding sequence ATGGAAGGCTATAACACAACGCCAGAAGCCACACAAAAGGCTGTAACAGAAAAAATCATTAAGAAAGGCAAGAAGGAAATTGAAAAGAAGAATGTTTCCTTAAAAGAACTTGCTATTGAATATGTTTCGGTAGATTCTATCAAACCGAACAATTATAATCCAAATCGTCAAAGTGAACACGATTTTGAGCTTCTTCTTAAATCAATGGAAGAAGATGGTTTTACACAACCGATTATTGTTCAACAGTCAACCAAAATGATTGTTGACGGAGAACACAGATGGAGAGCCGCAACAGTACTTGGATATACTGAAATTCCCGTAGTCTTCGTTGAGATGACTCCCGAACAGATGAGAATTGCAACGTTAAGACATAATCGTGCAAGAGGAAGCGAGGATTTGGAATTGTCAGTTCAAGTATTAAGAGATTTGCAAGAACTTGGGGCTTTGGATTGGGCACAAGATTCTCTTATGCTCTCCGATGATGAAATCAATAGATTGCTTGATGACATACCAGTTCCAGAAGCACTTGCAAACGATGATTATTCTCAATCTTGGGAACCGTCCGAACTCTCCGATGAAGACAACCAAATTACTGATACAAGTTCAAGGCAAGTTGATGGCACTACTCACGGTGGAGAGATGATAACTGCCGCATCTTCAAAAGCTGTTGAAACAATTAAAGAAAGACAGGCTTTAATTCAGGTTGCTAAGAATGAAGAAGAAAGAGAAATGGCAAGACAGCAAACAAAACTATATCGTGTAAGTTTGATATTTGCCAATGAAGAAGCAGAAATCATAGAAAAAGTGCTTGGTAAAGAACCAGCTTTGAAGCTACTTGAATTATGTAAAAAGGAATTTAACAACGAATAA
- a CDS encoding phosphoadenosine phosphosulfate reductase family protein translates to MPRHYNIENVFDAALDRMIKLYEDGHRVIVSFSAGKDSGICLELCIIAATMTGRLPVEVIMRDEEIMYPGTFEYAERVAMRPEVKFYWIYANQPVVNIFNRQNPYFWVFDSALPEDKWVRTPPDFAKKIHEQNIQGLISEEKFPPAKGKNLYAVLGLRTDESMLRKMGLMSSKGYLTKGKNSYGTYYARPIYDWSDGDVWKAVKDNNWDYNKAYDTMHRLGISRHKLRIAPPTLSPAAIDGLMVASKAWPQWFDKVCERLPGVRTAAMFGRRSVEPIRKLGETWKECFYRTCISEAPDWIAQRSQKVVNYVIRNHSRHSTEEFPEVTKCPKCQMLSSWRNLSKIMYMGEPFSMKVKVDVLPYVEPEFFREGAGTWGGKPTW, encoded by the coding sequence ATGCCAAGACATTATAACATAGAAAACGTATTTGACGCAGCACTTGACAGAATGATAAAACTATATGAGGATGGACATAGAGTAATCGTTTCATTTTCAGCAGGAAAGGATTCAGGTATCTGTCTTGAGCTTTGCATCATAGCAGCTACTATGACTGGAAGGCTTCCAGTAGAAGTCATTATGCGTGATGAAGAAATTATGTACCCTGGTACTTTTGAGTATGCAGAAAGAGTTGCTATGCGTCCAGAAGTTAAATTTTATTGGATTTATGCCAATCAACCAGTTGTCAATATCTTTAATCGTCAAAATCCTTATTTCTGGGTTTTTGACTCTGCACTTCCAGAAGATAAGTGGGTACGTACTCCACCAGACTTTGCTAAAAAAATTCATGAGCAGAATATACAAGGTCTTATTAGCGAAGAAAAGTTTCCACCTGCAAAGGGTAAAAATCTTTATGCTGTCTTGGGTTTACGAACTGATGAATCAATGTTACGTAAAATGGGTTTAATGTCAAGTAAGGGTTATCTAACTAAAGGAAAAAATAGTTACGGAACTTACTATGCAAGACCTATTTATGACTGGTCAGACGGAGATGTATGGAAAGCTGTCAAAGACAATAATTGGGATTATAACAAAGCTTATGACACAATGCATAGGTTAGGAATCAGTAGGCACAAACTTCGCATTGCTCCTCCTACTTTATCACCAGCTGCAATTGACGGATTAATGGTTGCTTCTAAGGCTTGGCCTCAATGGTTTGACAAGGTTTGCGAGAGGTTGCCCGGAGTGAGAACTGCGGCTATGTTTGGTCGTAGGTCAGTCGAGCCAATAAGAAAGCTTGGAGAAACTTGGAAAGAATGTTTTTACAGAACTTGTATAAGTGAAGCACCTGATTGGATTGCACAGCGTTCTCAAAAAGTTGTCAATTATGTAATTCGTAATCATTCACGGCATTCAACAGAAGAATTTCCTGAAGTAACTAAATGTCCAAAATGCCAGATGCTTTCATCTTGGAGAAACCTATCCAAAATTATGTATATGGGAGAACCTTTCTCAATGAAAGTTAAAGTTGATGTGCTTCCTTATGTAGAACCTGAATTTTTCCGAGAAGGAGCTGGAACTTGGGGAGGAAAGCCCACTTGGTAA